The Caldisericia bacterium genome contains the following window.
TCTGCGTAGATCAGTTTGCTTGTCCTGCAATATTTATTGATGAAGATGGAAAGGTAAAGATAGATGAAGTTCTCTGTGATGGCTGTGGAGTGTGTGCCGATGTGTGTCCATTCAATGCAATTGAGGTGAGAAAATGAGAGATGCATTTAATATTGTAATTTCAGGTGTTGGTGGACAGGGAATACTTAAACTCTCCAAGATAATTGGAGAATCTGCTTTATTTGAAGGAAAAAATGTTGTTATGAGTGAAGTTCATGGGATGGCTCAGAGAGGTGGAGTTGTCATCTCTGAAATGAGAATTGGTGATGTAAATAGTCCTCTTGTGGAGGAAGGAGACGCTGATTTAATAATCGCCCTTGAACCCTCTGAAGCCTTTAGGGTAATTGGTAAAACTGGAGGTAAAACCTGGTTTGTTATAAACACAGAAAAGGTTGTCCCATTTACAGTT
Protein-coding sequences here:
- a CDS encoding indolepyruvate oxidoreductase subunit beta translates to MRDAFNIVISGVGGQGILKLSKIIGESALFEGKNVVMSEVHGMAQRGGVVISEMRIGDVNSPLVEEGDADLIIALEPSEAFRVIGKTGGKTWFVINTEKVVPFTVSLGISSYPDVDKLIENIKRVSKNVVVFNGVELSKKAGSLISLNMVMLGAVSTLPIFPLKEDTLVKVMEESFKGDALKVNKLAFNFGKEEAKQRGG